One Pseudomonas rhizophila DNA window includes the following coding sequences:
- the gyrA gene encoding DNA gyrase subunit A, with product MGELAKEILPVNIEDELKQSYLDYAMSVIVGRALPDARDGLKPVHRRVLFAMSELGNDFNKPYKKSARVVGDVIGKYHPHGDTAVYDTIVRMAQPFSLRYLLVDGQGNFGSVDGDNAAAMRYTEVRMTKLAHELLADLHKETVDWVPNYDGTEMIPAVMPTRIPNLLVNGSSGIAVGMATNIPPHNLGEVIDGCLALIDNPELTVDELMQYIPGPDFPTAAIINGRAGIIEAYRTGRGRIYMRARSTIEDIDKVGGRQQIVITELPYQLNKARLIEKIAELVKEKKLEGITELRDESDKDGMRVVIELRRGEVPEVILNNLYAQTQLQAVFGINIVALIDGRPRILNLKDLLEAFVRHRREVVTRRTVFELRKARERGHILEGQAVALSNIDPVIALIKASPTPSEAKEALISTPWESTAVVAMVERAGADSCRPENLDPQYGLRDGKYFLSPEQAQAILELRLHRLTGLEHEKLLAEYQEILNQIGELIRILNSATRLMEVIREELEVIRAEYGDVRRTEILDARLDLTLGDMIPEEERVVTISHGGYAKTQPLAAYQAQRRGGKGKSATGVKDEDYIAHLLVANSHTTLLLFSSKGKVYWLKTYEIPEASRAARGRPLVNLLPLDSDEYITTMLPVEEYTEGHYIFMATAKGTVKKTPLESFSRQRSVGLIALELDEGDVLISAAITDGEREVMLFSDGGKVTRFKESDVRAMGRTARGVRGMRLPEGQKLISMLIPEEGSQILTASARGYGKRTAISEFPEYKRGGQGVIAMVSNDRNGRLVGAVQVLDGEEIMLISDQGTLVRTRVAEVSSLGRNTQGVTLIKLASDETLVGLERVQEPSEVEGEELEGEEGVAFDGTLATDVDDMTGDQPLDAAADEEEPQD from the coding sequence ATGGGCGAACTGGCCAAAGAAATCCTCCCGGTCAATATCGAAGACGAGCTGAAACAGTCCTACCTCGACTACGCAATGAGCGTAATCGTCGGGCGGGCGCTGCCGGATGCGCGCGATGGCTTGAAGCCCGTGCACCGGCGCGTGCTGTTCGCGATGAGCGAGCTGGGCAACGACTTCAACAAGCCGTACAAGAAATCAGCCCGTGTCGTCGGTGATGTGATCGGTAAGTATCACCCCCACGGTGACACCGCCGTGTACGACACCATCGTCCGGATGGCCCAGCCATTCTCCCTGCGCTACTTGCTGGTAGACGGCCAGGGCAACTTTGGTTCCGTGGACGGCGACAACGCCGCGGCCATGCGATACACCGAAGTGCGCATGACCAAGCTGGCCCACGAACTGCTGGCCGACCTGCATAAGGAAACCGTGGACTGGGTGCCGAACTACGACGGCACCGAAATGATCCCGGCGGTCATGCCGACCCGTATCCCGAACCTGCTGGTCAACGGCTCCAGCGGTATCGCCGTGGGCATGGCGACCAACATCCCGCCGCACAACCTCGGTGAAGTCATCGACGGTTGCCTGGCCCTCATCGACAATCCCGAGCTGACGGTCGATGAGTTGATGCAGTACATCCCTGGTCCTGACTTCCCGACCGCTGCGATCATCAACGGTCGCGCCGGTATCATCGAAGCCTACCGCACCGGTCGCGGCCGCATTTACATGCGCGCCCGCTCGACCATCGAAGACATCGACAAGGTCGGTGGTCGCCAGCAGATCGTCATCACCGAACTCCCGTACCAGCTGAACAAGGCCCGTCTGATCGAGAAGATCGCCGAGCTGGTGAAAGAGAAGAAGCTTGAAGGCATCACCGAGCTGCGGGACGAGTCCGACAAGGACGGCATGCGCGTCGTGATCGAACTGCGTCGCGGCGAAGTGCCCGAGGTGATCCTCAACAACCTCTATGCCCAGACCCAGCTGCAAGCGGTGTTCGGCATCAACATCGTGGCGCTGATCGACGGCCGTCCGAGGATCCTGAACCTCAAGGATCTGCTGGAAGCCTTCGTGCGTCACCGTCGCGAAGTGGTCACCCGCCGCACCGTGTTCGAGCTGCGCAAGGCCCGCGAGCGTGGTCATATCCTCGAAGGCCAGGCCGTTGCCCTGTCGAACATCGACCCGGTCATCGCTCTGATCAAGGCCTCGCCAACCCCGTCGGAAGCCAAGGAAGCGCTGATCAGCACGCCTTGGGAATCCACCGCGGTAGTGGCGATGGTCGAGCGTGCCGGCGCCGACTCGTGCCGTCCGGAAAACCTCGACCCGCAATACGGCCTGCGCGATGGCAAGTACTTCCTGTCCCCGGAACAGGCGCAAGCCATCCTGGAACTGCGTCTGCACCGCCTGACCGGCCTGGAACACGAGAAGCTGCTGGCTGAATACCAGGAAATCCTCAACCAGATCGGCGAGCTGATCCGCATCCTCAACAGCGCCACGCGCCTGATGGAAGTGATCCGCGAAGAACTGGAAGTGATCCGCGCCGAATACGGCGACGTGCGCCGCACTGAGATTCTCGATGCGCGCCTGGACCTGACCCTGGGTGACATGATCCCGGAAGAAGAGCGCGTGGTGACCATTTCCCACGGCGGCTACGCCAAGACCCAGCCGTTGGCCGCCTATCAGGCCCAGCGTCGCGGTGGTAAAGGCAAGTCGGCCACAGGCGTCAAGGACGAGGACTACATCGCTCACCTGCTGGTTGCCAACAGCCACACCACGCTGTTGCTGTTCTCCAGCAAGGGCAAGGTGTACTGGCTCAAGACCTACGAAATCCCCGAAGCGTCCCGTGCCGCCCGTGGTCGTCCGCTGGTCAACCTGCTGCCGCTCGATAGCGATGAGTACATCACTACCATGCTGCCGGTGGAGGAATACACCGAAGGTCATTACATCTTCATGGCCACCGCCAAGGGCACCGTGAAGAAGACTCCGCTGGAATCCTTCAGCCGTCAGCGCAGTGTTGGCCTGATCGCCCTGGAGCTGGACGAAGGTGACGTACTGATTTCCGCTGCCATCACCGACGGTGAGCGTGAGGTCATGCTGTTCTCCGACGGCGGCAAGGTTACTCGTTTCAAGGAATCCGACGTTCGCGCCATGGGCCGTACCGCCCGCGGTGTGCGCGGCATGCGCCTGCCGGAAGGCCAGAAGCTGATTTCCATGCTGATCCCCGAAGAAGGCAGCCAGATCCTCACCGCTTCGGCGCGTGGATATGGCAAGCGCACGGCCATCAGCGAATTCCCTGAGTACAAGCGTGGCGGCCAGGGCGTGATCGCCATGGTCAGCAACGACCGTAACGGTCGTCTGGTCGGCGCTGTCCAGGTGCTCGATGGCGAGGAGATCATGTTGATCTCCGACCAGGGCACCTTGGTGCGCACGCGGGTGGCCGAAGTGTCGAGCCTGGGTCGTAACACCCAGGGTGTGACGTTGATCAAGCTGGCCAGCGACGAAACGCTGGTCGGGCTTGAGCGGGTGCAGGAGCCATCGGAAGTCGAAGGCGAGGAGCTGGAAGGCGAGGAGGGCGTGGCGTTCGACGGCACTCTTGCTACCGACGTTGACGACATGACCGGCGACCAACCGCTCGACGCTGCCGCAGACGAAGAAGAACCGCAGGACTAA
- a CDS encoding TRZ/ATZ family hydrolase — MPKPAVALDLLLLPTWLVPVEPAGVVLKDHGLGIRDGCIVLIGPRAEALKCDAAQVRELPGMLLSPGLINAHGHAAMTLFRGLADDLPLMTWLEQHIWPAEGKWVDEDFVRDGTDLAIAEQLKGGITCFSDMYFYPKVASERVHNSGIRAQIAIPILDFPIPGAASADDAIRQGIELFGDLKHHPRIKVAFGPHAPYTVGDENLEKIRVIAEELDAAIHMHVHETAFEVQQAVDNTGERPMARLGRLGLLGPRFQAVHMTQVSDEDQALLVESNCSVIHCPESNMKLASGFCPVERLWQAGVNVAVGTDGAASNNDLDLLGETRTAALLAKAVAGSATALDAHRALRMATLNGARALGIEATVGSLEVGKAADLVAFDLSGLAQQPVYDPVSQLIYATGRDCVKHLWVAGKPLLEDGRLTRLDESQLSATAQAWGRRISGHNE, encoded by the coding sequence ATGCCCAAGCCTGCCGTTGCGCTCGACTTATTACTGCTGCCGACCTGGTTGGTGCCTGTCGAACCCGCCGGTGTCGTGCTCAAGGATCATGGCCTGGGCATCCGCGACGGCTGCATCGTGCTCATCGGTCCACGGGCAGAAGCCCTCAAGTGTGACGCAGCCCAGGTCCGCGAACTGCCGGGCATGCTCCTGAGCCCCGGATTGATCAACGCCCACGGCCATGCGGCGATGACCCTGTTCCGCGGGCTGGCCGACGACCTGCCCTTGATGACCTGGCTTGAACAACACATCTGGCCGGCCGAGGGCAAATGGGTCGACGAAGATTTTGTTCGCGACGGCACTGACCTGGCGATCGCCGAGCAGCTCAAGGGCGGCATCACGTGTTTCTCGGACATGTATTTCTACCCCAAGGTTGCCAGCGAGCGTGTGCATAACAGCGGTATCCGCGCACAAATCGCCATTCCGATCCTCGATTTTCCGATCCCCGGTGCCGCCAGCGCCGACGATGCCATTCGTCAGGGCATCGAATTGTTTGGCGACCTCAAGCATCATCCACGGATCAAAGTGGCATTCGGCCCCCATGCGCCCTACACCGTCGGCGACGAGAACCTGGAAAAAATCCGGGTAATCGCCGAAGAACTGGACGCGGCCATTCATATGCATGTTCACGAAACCGCCTTCGAAGTACAGCAGGCTGTGGATAACACCGGTGAGCGACCCATGGCCCGGCTTGGGCGACTGGGCCTGCTGGGGCCACGCTTTCAGGCGGTGCACATGACTCAGGTCAGCGATGAAGACCAGGCGTTGCTGGTAGAAAGCAACTGTAGCGTGATCCACTGCCCGGAATCGAACATGAAGCTGGCCAGCGGGTTCTGCCCGGTGGAGCGCTTGTGGCAGGCCGGGGTCAATGTCGCGGTCGGCACTGACGGGGCGGCGAGCAACAACGATCTGGACCTGTTGGGCGAGACGCGTACCGCCGCATTGCTGGCCAAGGCCGTCGCCGGTTCGGCCACGGCCCTGGACGCCCACCGGGCGTTGCGCATGGCCACGCTCAATGGCGCCCGGGCGCTGGGCATCGAAGCGACGGTCGGCTCGCTGGAAGTCGGCAAGGCCGCCGACCTGGTGGCCTTTGACTTGTCGGGACTGGCCCAGCAGCCGGTCTATGACCCGGTGTCGCAACTGATCTACGCCACCGGTCGCGACTGCGTGAAACATCTGTGGGTGGCCGGCAAGCCCTTGCTTGAGGACGGCCGCCTGACCCGCCTGGACGAATCGCAGCTCAGTGCCACGGCACAGGCATGGGGTCGTCGCATCAGCGGCCACAACGAATAA
- the serC gene encoding 3-phosphoserine/phosphohydroxythreonine transaminase, translated as MSKRAYNFCAGPAALPEAVLKRAQGELLDWHGKGLSVMEMSHRSDEFVSIATKAEQDLRDLLNIPSNYKVLFLQGGASQQFAQIPLNLLPESGKADYIDTGIWSQKAIEEASRYGHVNVAATAKPYDYFAIPGQNEWNLSKDAAYVHYAPNETIGGLEFNWIPETGDVPLVADMSSDILSRPVDISRFGMIYAGAQKNIGPSGILVSIIREDLLGRARSLCPTMLNYKVAADNGSMYNTPPTLAWYLSGLVFEWLKEQGGVEAIGKLNEVKQRTLYDFIDASGLYSNPINKTDRSWMNVPFRLADDRLDKPFLAGADERGLLNLKGHRSVGGMRASIYNAVDINAVNALISYMAEFEKEHG; from the coding sequence GTGAGCAAGAGAGCCTATAACTTCTGTGCCGGCCCGGCGGCGCTTCCTGAAGCGGTCCTGAAGCGTGCCCAAGGTGAACTTCTCGACTGGCATGGCAAGGGCCTGTCCGTCATGGAAATGAGCCATCGCAGCGATGAGTTCGTGTCCATTGCCACCAAGGCCGAGCAGGACTTGCGTGATCTGCTGAACATCCCCTCCAACTACAAGGTGCTGTTCCTGCAGGGCGGCGCCAGCCAGCAGTTTGCGCAGATCCCGCTGAACCTGCTGCCCGAAAGCGGCAAGGCCGACTACATCGACACCGGGATCTGGTCGCAGAAAGCCATCGAAGAAGCCTCGCGCTACGGCCACGTCAATGTCGCGGCCACTGCCAAGCCCTACGACTATTTCGCCATTCCCGGCCAGAACGAGTGGAACCTGTCCAAGGACGCGGCCTACGTTCATTACGCGCCGAACGAAACCATCGGCGGCCTGGAATTCAACTGGATTCCGGAAACCGGCGACGTGCCCCTGGTGGCTGACATGTCTTCGGACATCCTGTCGCGCCCGGTGGACATCTCCCGTTTCGGCATGATCTACGCCGGCGCCCAGAAGAACATCGGTCCCAGTGGCATCCTGGTCAGCATCATTCGCGAAGACCTGCTGGGACGCGCCCGTTCCTTGTGCCCGACCATGCTCAACTACAAGGTCGCCGCCGACAACGGCTCGATGTACAACACCCCGCCGACCCTGGCCTGGTACCTGTCCGGCCTGGTATTCGAGTGGCTCAAAGAACAGGGCGGTGTCGAGGCTATCGGCAAGCTCAACGAAGTGAAGCAGCGCACGCTCTATGACTTCATTGACGCCAGCGGCCTCTACAGCAACCCGATCAACAAGACTGATCGTTCGTGGATGAACGTACCGTTCCGCCTGGCCGACGATCGTCTCGATAAGCCGTTCCTGGCCGGTGCCGACGAGCGCGGGTTGCTGAACCTCAAGGGCCACCGTTCGGTCGGCGGCATGCGCGCTTCCATCTACAACGCCGTCGATATCAACGCGGTCAATGCGTTGATTTCCTACATGGCAGAGTTCGAGAAGGAACATGGTTGA
- the mtnA gene encoding S-methyl-5-thioribose-1-phosphate isomerase — protein MRDRLLAAEKVKAIDWRDGALYLLDQRILPFEETWIAYTSAAGVAEAIRSMVVRGAPAIGISAAYGVVLAARARVAEGGDWQAALEADFALLADSRPTAVNLFWALDRMRDRLGRLKEHAEPLAALEAEAIAIHESDREANLTMAQLGVDLIRKHQGNAQAILTHCNTGALATGGFGTALGVIRGAFLEGMVERVYADETRPWLQGSRLTAWELANEGIPVTLNADSAAAHIMKTKGVTWVIVGADRITANGDVANKIGTYQLAVCAMHHGVRFMVVAPSSTIDMNLASGEDIPIEERDGRELLEVGGKRVGAEVDAFNPVFDVTPADLIDAIVTEKGIVERPDTAKMAQLMCRKRLH, from the coding sequence ATGCGCGATCGACTGTTGGCTGCGGAGAAGGTGAAGGCCATCGATTGGCGTGATGGCGCCCTCTATCTGTTGGATCAGCGTATTTTGCCGTTCGAGGAAACCTGGATCGCCTATACCTCGGCGGCCGGCGTGGCCGAGGCCATTCGCTCGATGGTGGTGCGGGGCGCGCCGGCCATCGGCATCAGTGCGGCCTATGGCGTAGTGCTGGCAGCGCGGGCGCGGGTGGCCGAGGGCGGGGACTGGCAGGCGGCGCTGGAGGCTGATTTTGCCCTGCTGGCCGACTCCCGGCCGACGGCAGTGAACCTGTTTTGGGCGCTTGACCGGATGCGCGACCGGCTGGGGCGCTTGAAAGAGCACGCCGAACCGCTGGCGGCCCTTGAGGCCGAAGCCATCGCAATCCATGAAAGCGACCGCGAAGCCAACCTGACCATGGCTCAGTTGGGTGTCGACCTGATCCGCAAGCATCAGGGCAACGCCCAGGCCATCCTGACCCATTGCAATACCGGCGCCCTGGCCACCGGCGGCTTTGGCACGGCCCTTGGCGTGATCCGGGGGGCATTCCTCGAGGGCATGGTCGAGCGCGTCTACGCCGACGAAACCCGTCCGTGGCTGCAAGGCTCGCGCCTCACCGCGTGGGAGTTGGCCAATGAAGGCATTCCGGTGACCCTCAATGCCGATTCCGCCGCCGCCCACATCATGAAGACCAAGGGCGTGACCTGGGTCATCGTCGGCGCCGACCGCATCACGGCCAATGGCGACGTGGCGAACAAGATCGGCACCTATCAACTGGCGGTCTGCGCCATGCACCATGGCGTGCGCTTCATGGTGGTGGCGCCGAGTTCGACCATCGACATGAACCTGGCCAGCGGCGAAGACATTCCGATTGAAGAGCGCGACGGGCGCGAACTGCTGGAGGTTGGCGGCAAGCGGGTCGGGGCGGAGGTGGATGCCTTCAACCCGGTGTTCGACGTCACCCCGGCGGACCTGATCGACGCCATTGTCACCGAGAAAGGCATCGTCGAGCGCCCGGATACGGCGAAGATGGCGCAGTTGATGTGTCGCAAGCGGTTGCACTGA
- the ubiG gene encoding bifunctional 2-polyprenyl-6-hydroxyphenol methylase/3-demethylubiquinol 3-O-methyltransferase UbiG, which translates to MSNVDHAEIAKFEALAHRWWDRESEFKPLHDINPLRVNWIDERVSLAGKKVLDVGCGGGILSEAMAQRGATVMGIDMGEAPLAVAQLHQLESGVSVEYRQTTAEALAEEMPEQFDVVTCLEMLEHVPDPSSVIRACFRMVKPGGQVFFSTINRNPKAYLFAIIGAEYIMKLLPRGTHDFKKFIRPSELGAWSRMAGLTVKDIIGLTYNPLTKHYKLAADVDVNYMIQTLREE; encoded by the coding sequence ATGAGCAACGTCGACCACGCTGAAATCGCCAAATTCGAAGCCCTGGCCCATCGCTGGTGGGACCGTGAAAGCGAATTCAAACCGCTGCACGATATCAACCCGCTGCGGGTCAACTGGATTGACGAGCGAGTCAGCCTGGCTGGCAAGAAGGTGCTCGATGTCGGCTGCGGCGGCGGCATCCTCAGCGAAGCCATGGCCCAGCGCGGAGCGACGGTGATGGGCATCGACATGGGCGAAGCACCGCTGGCGGTTGCGCAACTGCATCAACTGGAATCCGGCGTCAGCGTGGAATACCGGCAGACCACCGCCGAAGCCCTGGCCGAGGAAATGCCCGAGCAGTTCGATGTGGTCACTTGCCTGGAAATGCTTGAACACGTACCGGATCCATCATCAGTCATCCGCGCGTGCTTTCGCATGGTCAAGCCCGGTGGTCAGGTGTTCTTCTCCACCATCAACCGCAATCCGAAGGCCTACCTGTTCGCCATCATCGGCGCCGAATACATCATGAAGCTGTTGCCACGTGGCACTCACGACTTCAAGAAATTCATCCGGCCTTCGGAGCTGGGGGCCTGGAGCCGCATGGCCGGGCTGACCGTCAAGGACATCATCGGCCTGACGTACAACCCGCTGACCAAGCACTACAAGCTGGCCGCCGACGTTGATGTCAACTACATGATCCAGACCTTGCGCGAGGAGTAA